In Paramicrobacterium humi, the genomic stretch GGCGAGATCCAGGTGCAGGACATCTACAATCAGAAGGACGTGACCCGCTCGGTCACCTCCCTCGCCGCTCACGTCGAGCCGGGGAACTCCGGCGGCCCGCTCCTGACCTCGGACGGGGCGGTCGCGGGAATGATCTTCGCGCGCGCGGAGGGCGGAAACGACATCGGCTTCGCCTTGTCGATGGAGGAGATCACGCCGGTGCTCGCGCAAGCCGGCTCGTTCTCGTCGGCCGTGCCCAGCGGAAGCTGTTCCGCGCACTGAGCCGCGGTTGCCCTCGGAGAGGGGGTAACCGAAACGTGAGGGATCGTGCAATAGTTGCCCCATAACTGATTATTCCTCATGTTTAGAGAGGTGTCAGATGAGGGGCATCATTCTCGCGGGCGGCTCAGGAACCCGGCTGCATCCGCTCACCCTCGGTGTGTCGAAACAGCTCATGCCCGTCTACGACAAGCCGATGATCTACTACCCGCTGTGCACGCTCATGAACGCGGGAATCAGGGACATCCTGCTCATCACGACGCCGCACGACATCGAGCAGTTCCAGCGGCTTCTCGGCGACGGCTCGCAATTCGGCGTCTCATTGTCGTACGTGACGCAGCCGGAGCCGAACGGCCTCGCTCAAGCGTTCGTGCTGGGCAAGGACTTCATCGGCGACGACCACGTCGCTCTCATTCTGGGCGACAACCTGTTCTACGGCAGCGGGCTCGGCGAGCAGCTGACGACCTTCACCGAGGTCGACGGGGCCGCCGTCTTCGCCTACTGGGTCTCCGATCCGCGCGCGTACGGCGTCGTCGAGTTCGACGCCACGGGGCACGCCGTCTCGATCGAGGAGAAGCCCGAGTTCCCCAAGAGCCACTTCGCCGTGCCCGGCCTCTACTTCTACGACAACGACGTCGTCGCCATCGCGGAGAACCTCGAACCGTCGTCACGCGGCGAGTACGAGATCACGGACGTGAACGCGGCGTACCTGAGGGCGGGGAAGCTGCACGTCGGTGTGCTCCCCCGCGGCTCGGCCTGGCTCGACACGGGAACGATCGACGCGTTGAGCGAGGCGGGTGAATTCGTGCGGGCGATCGAGCGGCGGCAGGGCCTCAAGATCGGTTCCCCCGAGGAAGTCGCATGGCGGCGCGGATTCATCTCGAACACGGAACTGCACGATCAGGCGGTGCGACTGGTCAAATCCGGCTACGGCAACTACCTGCTGGAACTGCTCGAGCGTGAGGTGGTGGCGATATGACCCGATTGCTAGTGACCGGAGGCGCCGGCTTCATCGGCTCGAACTTCGTGCACCACGTCATTCGCAACACCGACTACTCGGTGACGGTTCTCGACGCGCTCACCTACGCAGGAAACATCGCGTCGCTTGACGGGCTGCCGATGGACCGCTTCGCGTTCGTGCACGGCAGCATCGGCGACGCCGAGCTCGTCGACTCCCTGGTCGCCGCCGCGGACGCGGTGGTGCACTTCGCTGCGGAGACGCACAACGACAACTCGCTGAGCGACCCGTCACCGTTCCTGACCACGAACCTGCTCGGCACGTTCACGCTGCTCGAGACGTGCCGGCGCCGCAACGTGCGGTTCCACCACGTCTCGACCGACGAGGTGTTCGGCGACCTCGCCCTCGACGACGCCGACCGGTTCACGGAGACCACGCCGTACAACCCCTCGAGCCCCTACTCCTCGACGAAGGCCGGCTCGGACCTGCTCGTGCGCGCCTGGGTGCGCAGCTTCGGCCTCGATGCCACGATCAGCAACTGCTCGAACAACTACGGGCCCTTTCAGCACGTGGAGAAGTTCATCCCCCGACAGGTCACGAACGTGCTCAGCGGCATCCGACCCAAGCTCTATGGCGACGGACTGAACGTGCGCGACTGGATTCACGCCGACGACCACTCGTCGGCCGTGCTCGCGGTCCTGGAGCACGGCCGCAGCGGCGAGACGTATCTCATCGGCGCGGACGGCGAGCGCTCGAACAAGGACGTGATCGAGTGGGTGCTCGAGCTGCTCGGGCATCCCCGTGACGCGTACGACCACGTCGCCGATCGTCCGGGACACGACCGCCGCTACGCGATCGACCCGACGAAGCTGCGCGACGAGCTGGGCTGGCGGCCGCGCTTCGTCGATTTCGAGGCGGGTCTCGCGGCGACGATCCAGTGGTATCAGGACAATCGCACCTGGTGGGAGCCCACCAAGGATGCGACCGAGCTGCGGTACGCCGCACAGAGCCGATAGGCGGAACCGTGACCGAACAGCTGACGGTGTCGCACAGCCCGATTCCCGACCTGCTCGTCATCGAGCTCCCCGTTCACGGGGATGCCCGCGGCTGGTTCAAGGAGAACTGGCAGCGGGAGGCGATGCTGGCCGCCGGGCTGCCCGACTTCGGCCCGGTGCAGAACAACATCTCGTACAACGCGGAGCCCGGAACGACGCGGGGCATGCACGCCGAACCGTGGGACAAGCTCGTGTCGGTCGCGAGTGGGCGCATCTTCGGCGCGTGGGTCGATCTGCGGGAGGGCCCGAGCTTCGGGCGAGTGTTCACGCTTGAGCTCGGGCCCGATCGTGCCGTGTTCGTTCCGCGCGGCGTCGCCAACGGCTACCAGACGCTCGAGGCGGGAACGGCGTACAGCTATCTCGTCAACGACCACTGGTCGCCCGAGGCGGCGTACACGTTCCTCAACGTCGCGGGTGACACGACGCGGATCGCCTGGCCGATTCCACTCGAGCGCGCCGTTCTGTCGGACAAGGACCGGCAGCATCCGGCGCTGGAGATGGTCTCCCCTGTTCCCCCGCGGGCCACTCTCGTCACGGGAGCCGGCGGGCAGCTCGGACGCGCCCTGCGCCGTGTGTTCCCGCGCGCCGACTTCGTCGCGCGCGACGATCTCGACGTCACCGCGCCCGATCAGCTCGCGCGCGTCCCCTGGCGACAGTACGACACGATCATCAACGCCGCCGCCTACACGAAGGTCGATGAGGCGGAGACTCCCGATGGCCGGAGCAGCGCGTGGGCGGCGAACGCCGAGGCCGTCGCGAGCCTCGCGCGAGTCGCCGCGCAGCACCGGCTGACTCTCGTGCACGTGTCGAGCGACTACGTCTTCGACGGGACACGCAGCGTGCACACCGAGGACGAGCCGTTCAGCCCGCTCGGCGCATATGGCCAGTCGAAGGCCGCGGGCGACATTGCGGCGCGCACGGCGCCGCACCACTTCATCGTGCGCACGAGCTGGGTCATCGGCGACGGCAGCAACTTCGTGCGCACGATCCGGGACATGGCGAGGAACGGGCTCTCACCGTCGGTCGTCGACGACCAGTACGGGCGACTGACGTTCGCGGAGGATCTCGCCCGCGGCATCCGTCATCTGCTGGATTCGCGGGCGCCATGGGGCACCTACAACATCACCAACGCGGGCCCCGTGCAGTCGTGGGCGGGCATCGCCGCGCAGGTGTTCGAGGCGTGCGGACGAGACGGCGGGGACGTCCGACGCGTCACGACGGACGAGTACGGCCACGCGCGGGCCATCGCGCCGCGGCCGGCGAACAGCACGCTCGACACGCGCAAGATCGAGAGTGTCGGGTTCACGCCCCGTTACGCGATCGACGCGCTGCACGCGTATCTCGCTGCCCTCGAGGAGGCGGAGCAGCGCGCCCGGCCGCACGCGGAGGAGCGCTGGTACGTGCCCGTGATCTGAGCGAGTCAGCCGGTCGGCTCGGGAGTGGCCGGGGCCACGGCGGCTGCGACGAGATCGCGGATGTGCGGGAAGTCGGGGTTGTCGGGATCCGGCACGGTGGGCGGGGTGAGCTCGAGGTTCTCGACCTTCTGCGTGCGCGTCTTCATCGCGAGGTCGCTGAAGTAGCCGAGCATCGACTGCGGCACGTCGGTCTTGACGACCTGGCTGCCCGCTTCGGCGATGGCCTGGAACTTCGTGAGCACGTTGCCCGGCGTGAACTGTTTGAGGATCGCCTCCTGCAGCTCCCGCTGGCGGCGCATGCGATCCCAGTCGCTCGTGGAGTGCCGGGAGCGCGCGTACCACTCGGCGTGGTAGCCGTCGAGTTTCTGCTTGCCTGGTTCGATCCAGCCGTCGACACCGTTGAGGTTCTCGTCTCCGCCGATCGGCAGGCGCTGCTTGACGTCGATCTCGACTCCGCCGAGGGCGTCGACGAGTTGCGCGAATCCCGCCATGTCGATGAGCGCATAGAACTGCACGGTGAGGCCCGTGACGCCTTCGACGGCGTCGCGCGTCGCCTCGATGCCCGGGGAGCTGCTGCGCCCCTCGGCATCCGGATACCAGTCGGGGTGCACGAGCTGAGCCTCCGTATAGACGGAGTTGAGCTTGCACGCGCTCACGTCGCAGTGCTCGTAGCCGTTCGGGTACGCGTCGTGGAAGGGCCCGTCGGAGAAGGGAACGTGCAGCATGTCGCGCGGCAGGCCGATCATGACGGCCTTGCCCGTCGAGGCCTCGATGCTCATGACGGAGATGCTGTCGGGGCGGAGCCCCTCGCGGTCCTCCCCCGCGTCGCCGCCGAGCAGGAGGATGTTGTAGCGACCGTCGACGGGAGCGACGGGGGCCGAGTTTCCGAAGATCGACGACAGCGCGCCGTTCGCTACGCCCGCGTAGTACGCGGCGCAGCTCGCCGTGCCGACCGAGAGGACGAGGAAGAACACGGTCGCCGCCGCGATCCAGAAGCGCGCGCCGGGCGCCGCCTTCAGCACGTGAACGAGCCGGAACGTGTCGATCGTGAGCACGAGCCAGAGCACGGCGTAGGCGACGAGCAGCACCTGAAGGCCGAGCAGGAACCACGTCTGCGCGATGAGGCTGATGAGGGCGGTGCGCATGAAGAAGAACAGGAGAAGCCCGACGATCGCGATCGTCCAGGTCACGAGGGTGGCGCCGAGGCCGAAGCGGCCGAGACGGCGGTTGCCGGCGAGGACCTGCGCGGAGCCCGGAATCAGGAAGTTGAGCACCACGAGCCACCACGCCCGCCGCGTCATCAGCGGCGACGACGCGGTATCGGGGTATCTGATCGGGTTGGCGATCAGTGACGTCATAGAGAGTTCTTGAGCTTCTCGTTCTTGACCTCGACCTGGGCGGCGAGATCGGCGGCATAGTCTTCGAGCTTCTTCTGCAGCCCGGTGTCGGAGGTGGCGAGGATCTTCGCGGCGATCAGCCCGGCGTTCTTGGCGCCGCCGATCGAGACGGTGGCGACGGGAACGCCGCCGGGCATCTGCACGATCGACAGCAGCGAGTCGAGGCCGTCGAGCGTAGCGAGCGGAACGGGAACGCCGACGACGGGAAGCGTCGTGACGGCGGCGAGCATGCCGGGAAGGTGCGCGGCGCCGCCGGCGCCCGCGATGATCACCTTGAGTCCGCGTGCGGCGGCGTCCCGGCCGTACGCGATCATCTTCTCGGGCGTCCGGTGGGCGCTGACGACCTCGACTTCGTGGTCGATGCCGAAGTCGCTGAGCAGCTGACTCGCGTCGCTCATGACGCGCCAGTCGGAGTCGCTGCCCATGACGACGCCGACGAGCGGACGCTCGGAATCGTGATGTGGCATGCGGATAATCTATGCGCTGCCGCTGGGAGAAGCCCGCTACGGCACGCTTTGAAACTCAGATTCGTCTGGCCAGCCACAGATACTCGCCGGCCCTTGCGTCGGAGCTCAGCAGGGTTAGCACATTGGAGGTTCATAGATGCCTCCCAACGTGTACCCAATACTGGCGATACCGGTCGAGCGGTATGTTTTTCTATCCTTACCGAGGCGGAACGGATCCGCCTTAAATAGCAACTTGGGGGATTCACAAAGTGAAGCTTTCGCGCACTCGAAAATGGGTGCTTCCTGCAGCTCTCGCGACAGCCATCGCGACAGGAGCGGCGACACTGCTGCCAGCCTCATCGGCGACAGCGGCGACCTATAACTTCACCCTGCCGCCGGTGACAGACACCTTCGTGGACTACCAGTACCAGGATGCGTCGCTCACTTCGGTACCGAGCAAGAGCGAAACCCTGACGTTCCTGCTTCCCGAAAAGGCAACAGGAGACGACTATCGGCTCATGTTCATGTCTGTCGATGATGCGGCAAACGAGCAGATCGTCTCCTCATTCGACTCCGCATCACGCGTTCTAACCGTCACACTCCCGGCAAACTTTTTCGAGAACTTCCCTCTTGAAGACGGCTGGGACGCTTATACGTTCCGGATCGACTCTTATGACGGCGAGGACTACTCAACCAGCTTCTCAGGCGACATTTTCCCCACAGAGGGCTCCGGAGCTGCAGCGACGATTGATTTGGCGATCGCGAATGCCACGGGAACCAGCACGTCGGAATCACGGGTCGATGAAACGGCCAAGTTTGTCGGCTCAAACGACACGATAAAGATCAAGGCTCCGGCCGGGTTCTGGAAAAAGTCATCGACTGGCAGCACCTACGCGTACCTCATGAGTAACAGCGGCAACATCGAAGACGACCGCTTCACGGACACCGTTGTGTCAAGCAAGGGTGACCTGCTCACTGTGTCACTTCCCCAGGACCTCAAGTCCGGCGGGCTGTACGAGCTTGAGGCGAGCGTCTATGACATGGCGACCAACAAGAGCGTCTTCGTCAACGTGCGGTTTTCGCTCGAGGTGAAGAAGTCGGCGTTCAACCGTCTGTATGGAGCTGATCGCTTCGACACGAGTGTCAGCCTTTCACGCCACGCGCACAACTTCTCTGAAGAGGGAAAGACCCGGCGCGTGTACGTCGCTACCGGGTTCGACTATCCGGACGCTCTTAGCGCGGCTGCACTCGCCGGCTCCGATGACGCTCCCCTCCTCCTGGTCGAAAAGGGAAAAATTCCGGCTTCGGTGAAGAAGGAACTGCTTCGTCAGTGGCCCGATGAGATTGTCGTCGTCGGGGGCACCGGTGTCATCTCCGCGACAGTTCAGAAGCAGCTGGGACAGTACGCCCCAAAGGTGACCCGCGTCACTGGCGCGGACCGCTATGCGACTTCCCAGGGCCTCGCCAAGCGCTTCGCAAAGGCGGACACTGCGTTCATCGCGACCGGTCGCGACTTCCCCGACGCACTGGCGGCAGGAGCTGCCGCGGGGTCGATCGATGCCCCCGTCGTGCTCGTCGACGGTGCTAAGAAGTCCGTCACTGCTTCCACTTCACAGTTGCTCAAGAGCCTGAAGGTGAAGAATGTTGTCGTCGCGGGCGGAACAGGAGTCGTCAGCTCGGGTATATCCGCGCAGCTTCAGAAGGCTGGCTACAAGGTGAGCCGTCTCTCCGGGGCAGACCGCTACGCGACGGCGAACGCGATCAATGCGAAGTACTTCAGCAAGGCGAAGTCGGCATACATTGCGACCGGGCTGAGTTTCGCTGACGCTCTGGCGGGCAGCGCTACCGCCGGCGCGAAGGATGCACCGCTGTTCGTGACTCGACCGACCTGCATGCCCTCGAGCGTGAAGAGCACGATCACGAAGCAGAAGCCGAGTGAGATCTTCGTCCTCGGTGGCCCGACCGTCGTGTCGAACGCAGCGGGAATCTTGACGAGCTGCAAGTAGTCAGTTCACAAAAAGGGCGCCTCTCGACTCCGGTCGAGAGGCGCCCTTACCGCTGGGAGAAGCCCGCTACGCCACGCTTTGAAACTCAGATTCGTCTGCGCTTTGCTTCTGACGCGTCGTGCGGATGCGGAAGACGATCCACACGGCGAGGCCAGCGAGCACACCCGCGATGACGACGTACTTGAGGATGTCGGCGTAGGTCTCGACGATGTGCCAGTTCTCGCCGAGCAGGTAGCCGGCGGCGATGAACGCCGCATTCCAGATCGCACTGCCCGCCGCCGTGAGCAGCGTGAACGTCACCAGGTTCATGCGCTCGATTCCG encodes the following:
- a CDS encoding DedA family protein; the protein is MKLSEVESAEAWFVKHGKKAIFFGRMLPIFRSLISIPAGIERMNLVTFTLLTAAGSAIWNAAFIAAGYLLGENWHIVETYADILKYVVIAGVLAGLAVWIVFRIRTTRQKQSADESEFQSVA
- the rfbA gene encoding glucose-1-phosphate thymidylyltransferase RfbA, with amino-acid sequence MRGIILAGGSGTRLHPLTLGVSKQLMPVYDKPMIYYPLCTLMNAGIRDILLITTPHDIEQFQRLLGDGSQFGVSLSYVTQPEPNGLAQAFVLGKDFIGDDHVALILGDNLFYGSGLGEQLTTFTEVDGAAVFAYWVSDPRAYGVVEFDATGHAVSIEEKPEFPKSHFAVPGLYFYDNDVVAIAENLEPSSRGEYEITDVNAAYLRAGKLHVGVLPRGSAWLDTGTIDALSEAGEFVRAIERRQGLKIGSPEEVAWRRGFISNTELHDQAVRLVKSGYGNYLLELLEREVVAI
- the purE gene encoding 5-(carboxyamino)imidazole ribonucleotide mutase, coding for MPHHDSERPLVGVVMGSDSDWRVMSDASQLLSDFGIDHEVEVVSAHRTPEKMIAYGRDAAARGLKVIIAGAGGAAHLPGMLAAVTTLPVVGVPVPLATLDGLDSLLSIVQMPGGVPVATVSIGGAKNAGLIAAKILATSDTGLQKKLEDYAADLAAQVEVKNEKLKNSL
- a CDS encoding cell wall-binding repeat-containing protein is translated as MKLSRTRKWVLPAALATAIATGAATLLPASSATAATYNFTLPPVTDTFVDYQYQDASLTSVPSKSETLTFLLPEKATGDDYRLMFMSVDDAANEQIVSSFDSASRVLTVTLPANFFENFPLEDGWDAYTFRIDSYDGEDYSTSFSGDIFPTEGSGAAATIDLAIANATGTSTSESRVDETAKFVGSNDTIKIKAPAGFWKKSSTGSTYAYLMSNSGNIEDDRFTDTVVSSKGDLLTVSLPQDLKSGGLYELEASVYDMATNKSVFVNVRFSLEVKKSAFNRLYGADRFDTSVSLSRHAHNFSEEGKTRRVYVATGFDYPDALSAAALAGSDDAPLLLVEKGKIPASVKKELLRQWPDEIVVVGGTGVISATVQKQLGQYAPKVTRVTGADRYATSQGLAKRFAKADTAFIATGRDFPDALAAGAAAGSIDAPVVLVDGAKKSVTASTSQLLKSLKVKNVVVAGGTGVVSSGISAQLQKAGYKVSRLSGADRYATANAINAKYFSKAKSAYIATGLSFADALAGSATAGAKDAPLFVTRPTCMPSSVKSTITKQKPSEIFVLGGPTVVSNAAGILTSCK
- a CDS encoding LCP family protein, with the translated sequence MTSLIANPIRYPDTASSPLMTRRAWWLVVLNFLIPGSAQVLAGNRRLGRFGLGATLVTWTIAIVGLLLFFFMRTALISLIAQTWFLLGLQVLLVAYAVLWLVLTIDTFRLVHVLKAAPGARFWIAAATVFFLVLSVGTASCAAYYAGVANGALSSIFGNSAPVAPVDGRYNILLLGGDAGEDREGLRPDSISVMSIEASTGKAVMIGLPRDMLHVPFSDGPFHDAYPNGYEHCDVSACKLNSVYTEAQLVHPDWYPDAEGRSSSPGIEATRDAVEGVTGLTVQFYALIDMAGFAQLVDALGGVEIDVKQRLPIGGDENLNGVDGWIEPGKQKLDGYHAEWYARSRHSTSDWDRMRRQRELQEAILKQFTPGNVLTKFQAIAEAGSQVVKTDVPQSMLGYFSDLAMKTRTQKVENLELTPPTVPDPDNPDFPHIRDLVAAAVAPATPEPTG
- a CDS encoding sugar nucleotide-binding protein produces the protein MTEQLTVSHSPIPDLLVIELPVHGDARGWFKENWQREAMLAAGLPDFGPVQNNISYNAEPGTTRGMHAEPWDKLVSVASGRIFGAWVDLREGPSFGRVFTLELGPDRAVFVPRGVANGYQTLEAGTAYSYLVNDHWSPEAAYTFLNVAGDTTRIAWPIPLERAVLSDKDRQHPALEMVSPVPPRATLVTGAGGQLGRALRRVFPRADFVARDDLDVTAPDQLARVPWRQYDTIINAAAYTKVDEAETPDGRSSAWAANAEAVASLARVAAQHRLTLVHVSSDYVFDGTRSVHTEDEPFSPLGAYGQSKAAGDIAARTAPHHFIVRTSWVIGDGSNFVRTIRDMARNGLSPSVVDDQYGRLTFAEDLARGIRHLLDSRAPWGTYNITNAGPVQSWAGIAAQVFEACGRDGGDVRRVTTDEYGHARAIAPRPANSTLDTRKIESVGFTPRYAIDALHAYLAALEEAEQRARPHAEERWYVPVI
- the rfbB gene encoding dTDP-glucose 4,6-dehydratase, with product MTRLLVTGGAGFIGSNFVHHVIRNTDYSVTVLDALTYAGNIASLDGLPMDRFAFVHGSIGDAELVDSLVAAADAVVHFAAETHNDNSLSDPSPFLTTNLLGTFTLLETCRRRNVRFHHVSTDEVFGDLALDDADRFTETTPYNPSSPYSSTKAGSDLLVRAWVRSFGLDATISNCSNNYGPFQHVEKFIPRQVTNVLSGIRPKLYGDGLNVRDWIHADDHSSAVLAVLEHGRSGETYLIGADGERSNKDVIEWVLELLGHPRDAYDHVADRPGHDRRYAIDPTKLRDELGWRPRFVDFEAGLAATIQWYQDNRTWWEPTKDATELRYAAQSR